The segment TCCATCTTTCATGGAAGCTACTTTGTTACGAATTTCTGTTGCTTCTTCCTTTTTCCCCTCCTTCATTAATTGACCGATTTCTTTTGAAAGGGATTTTACTTCTGCAAGGTTATTGTCTAATTGAGTTTGAGCATCTTTTCTCTTGTTGTTAACCTCAATAACTTTCTCTAAAGCTTCTTTAGGATTCTTGAAATTCTTCTTTTCAAGTCCAAGAATAACCTTTTCGGTATCTTCTGTAATCTGTTTTATTGTAAGCATATTAATACTTTTTTATGAACATATCATTGAACTACAAAGATACAGAAAAATAGCTAATTACTATAGCTCACGATATAAAAAGAGAGGGATACGAACCCTATAAGTTGTATCCCTCTCTTTTTAAATATTTTTTACTGTGATAAAGTCTTATGCTTCTACACTTTCAGTAGGAGTAATTGAAACAAATCTTCTGTTTGCTTTACCTACTTTAAAGTTTACAGTACCATCTACTAAGGCGTAAAGAGTGTGGTCTTTACCAATACCCATATTTTCACCTGGGTGGAAAGCTGTACCTCTTTGACGTATGATGATATTACCAGCTTTACAGGTTTCACCACCAAATATCTTAACGCCTAATCTTTTACTTTCTGATTCACGGCCGTTCTTAGAACTACCTACACCTTTTTTATGTGCCATTTCTTCTTAAGTTTTAATTGATTATGATTAAGCTATTACTTCTTTAACTGTCAATTCAGTGAACTGTTGACGGTGACCATTTTTTACACGGTATCCTTTTCTTCTCTTCTTTTTGAAAACGATTACTTTTTCGCCTTTTACTAGAGGAGATTTAACTTCACATACAACTTTAGCGCCATCAACCACTGGGGCACCTACTGTAATGTTACCATCTTTGTCTATTAAAAGAACTTTGTCAAATTCTACCGTTGCACCATTTTCTACATCTTGGATGTGGTGAACAAATAGTCTCTTGCCAGCTTCTGCTTTAAACTGCTGACCGTTAATTTCTACAATTGCGTACATCTGTTATTATTATAAATACAGGTTTGCTCCTTCGGGTGGGTTTATACCTTAAACTCTCTTTTTTACCCGGGTAGGAATAATTGGGTGCAAAAATAATGATATTCGTTGAATAAATCAAGCTATTCTGAAAAAATCTACTTTTAGATAGTAGATAATGAGGTGTTATTTACCCAATTTCAAATTTATGAATGAGAATAAGTTATATGAATTTTAGAGATGGGGTTATTCTATCGTAATGATCTTTTAAAAAAGTTGAGTGTAGCGTTGTTTACTTAAGAGGATAATTAGTTTGTGTGCCTTTTTGGATGTAAAGTACTGAGTCTTTTTTAACACCGATATGGTGATGACATGTCGGTGTCATCGTATCATCATGTCGGTGTCATGATGAGAACATGAAAGTCTTTTGATTTTGCAAAAGGCAGAAAACCAGCACGAAGAAAGAAGTACGGTTTATTGTAAAAAATGCCTCTGCCTATGTTTATTTATTTTAAAATAGGCGGAATGGCTGATATTCTTTATGAGAGTTGATTTGTATAGGGTATATACTCAATGTTTTATTATTGAGTATATACAAAGAACTTAAGATAGGTATATATAGGTGTTTTTTTACTCCCTTTTTTATTTACTTGATTGGATAGGCTCTACTGTGTAGCCTTTTTCTTTTAATAAATTAATAACACCCTTTGACCCTGGAAGATGGAGCGCACCTACTGCAATAAAGCAAGTTTGTGAGGATAGGAACTGTTCTAAAAGGGATATCCATGTTTGGTTTCTGTTGTCAACCATCTTTTTCCAGTCTTTCTCATTGATGCTGAAGGAAGGGCAGGGGGTATCTTTACTCTGATCCTTTGATTCTACATAAAGCTTATTTAAATTTTGCTTGATATAGTTTTGATTCATTTGACGGATTTGTTCTTCTACATAATCTCTATTTGAATCAATACATTGGATACTCTCCATCAATTGTTTAGCAGATTCTTGTATGGAAGTCGATTTATAAAGTAAGTCTGTTTGAAATTTTAAAGTTTCAAGTCCTTTTATCTCTTTTTTATCTTGGCTAGCCCTTTGCTGAAATATAAAATCTATTCCAATTTGGGATTTATCTTCGGGGTAATCTTGTTTGATTACATCCATAGTAATTTGGGTTACTAGGAGAGTACTTATGGTGGCAGGGTTCATTAATGAAAGCATTTCTTGTGGAATCTGAGAGTCTTTAAAGCTCTGAAGCACTTCATTCAAGTGCTTTAATTCCACTTCATTTAATATCAGTGTTAGGGTTGAATCTTTCGGGGCAATCATAGCTTGGCTCATGTACGATACCTTTGAAGGATCTGACATTTCATTAATATCTATTTCTCCTATAATGAGGGTACTTGCTTGATAGGCTTCTTCTAACCCATGTATATCTTTAACAAGATTATTGGGTATAAGATGATGAGTACCAAATAAAAAAGAGTCGGAGTGATTCTCTTTGCTGACTTTCCATAGAAGTTGTGCATTAACTGGTCCTATAGATATAAAAGTTAGGAGAATGCTCCAAA is part of the Bacteroides coprosuis DSM 18011 genome and harbors:
- a CDS encoding 50S ribosomal protein L27 (COGs: COG0211 Ribosomal protein L27~HAMAP: Ribosomal protein L27~InterPro IPR001684~KEGG: bfs:BF0929 50S ribosomal protein L27~PFAM: Ribosomal protein L27~SPTR: Putative 50S ribosomal protein L27;~TIGRFAM: Ribosomal protein L27~IMG reference gene:2504106741~PFAM: Ribosomal L27 protein~TIGRFAM: ribosomal protein L27), whose amino-acid sequence is MAHKKGVGSSKNGRESESKRLGVKIFGGETCKAGNIIIRQRGTAFHPGENMGIGKDHTLYALVDGTVNFKVGKANRRFVSITPTESVEA
- a CDS encoding GumN family protein (COGs: COG3735 conserved hypothetical protein~InterPro IPR010891~KEGG: bth:BT_4316 hypothetical protein~PFAM: GumN predicted~SPTR: GumN family protein;~IMG reference gene:2504106743~PFAM: GumN protein) — translated: MAEEFKKQREVRFIIWSILLTFISIGPVNAQLLWKVSKENHSDSFLFGTHHLIPNNLVKDIHGLEEAYQASTLIIGEIDINEMSDPSKVSYMSQAMIAPKDSTLTLILNEVELKHLNEVLQSFKDSQIPQEMLSLMNPATISTLLVTQITMDVIKQDYPEDKSQIGIDFIFQQRASQDKKEIKGLETLKFQTDLLYKSTSIQESAKQLMESIQCIDSNRDYVEEQIRQMNQNYIKQNLNKLYVESKDQSKDTPCPSFSINEKDWKKMVDNRNQTWISLLEQFLSSQTCFIAVGALHLPGSKGVINLLKEKGYTVEPIQSSK
- a CDS encoding 50S ribosomal protein L21 (COGs: COG0261 Ribosomal protein L21~HAMAP: Ribosomal protein L21~InterPro IPR001787~KEGG: bfs:BF0930 50S ribosomal protein L21~PFAM: Ribosomal protein L21~SPTR: 50S ribosomal protein L21;~TIGRFAM: Ribosomal protein L21~IMG reference gene:2504106742~PFAM: Ribosomal prokaryotic L21 protein~TIGRFAM: ribosomal protein L21) produces the protein MYAIVEINGQQFKAEAGKRLFVHHIQDVENGATVEFDKVLLIDKDGNITVGAPVVDGAKVVCEVKSPLVKGEKVIVFKKKRRKGYRVKNGHRQQFTELTVKEVIA